In Armatimonadota bacterium, the sequence GTAAGTTCCGCCGTAGATATTGCTCCCGGAAACGATGTTCTGCCCGGCGCTGGTGATGTTCAGGACCGCCAGTGTTATCGCTGCCTGCCCCGAGGAAAGCGCCAGCGCGCCTGTACCGCCATCCAACGCGGCCAGGCGTTTCTCCAACACGTCGGTCGTAGGGTTCATAATGCGGCTGTAGATATTGCCGAAAGCGCGCAACCCGAAGAGGTCGGCCGCATGCTGAGACGAATCGAATACGTACGATGCCGTCTGGTAGATCGGCACGGCGCGCGCGTTGGTGGCCGGGTCAACAACCTGGCCGGCGTGAAGGGCGAGGGTTTCCACCCCCTGGTTCTGAGTGCTCATATCTTGTATGTTCCTTTTCCCTAGTGTGGCGCCGGCCCCCGCGTCTGTCGCGCGGCGCCAGCCTCCGTGCCGGCCTACCGGCTTGAAACTGCCGCCTTAAGCGCGGCGTCCAGATCGTCAATGAGATCGTCCGAATCCTCGATGCCGACGGACAGCCGCAGTGTTCCGTCGGTGATGCCCCGGCGCTCGCGCTCCTCGCGGGCGACCGAGGCGTGGGTCATTTCCGAGGGGTAACAGCAGAGGGATTCGACGCCGCCCAGGCTCTCCGCAAAGGCGAAGACCTTCAGGCTGCTCGCAAACGCCTCCACCGCCGGGCGGCCGCCCTTGATGGCGAACGATACCATTCCGCCGAAGCCGTCCATCTGGCGTTTCGCAAGCTCGTGCTGAGGGTGAGCCGGCAGCCCGGGGTAGTGGACGGCATCCACCTGCGGGTGGGTTTGCAGGAATTCAGCGATCCGCTGGGCGTTCTGGCCATGCTGCCGCATACGCAGCTGCAGCGTCTTGACGCCGCGCAGCGTGAGCCAGGCGTCGAACGGCCCCGGGACCGCGCCCGCGGCGTTCTGGTAAAACTGGATATCACGGTGCAGGACCGCGTCGTTCACCACCACCGCGCCGCCGATGACATCGGAGTGGCCGCCGATGTACTTTGTGGTGCTGTGCACGACGATGTCCGCTCCCAGGGCGAGGGGTCGCTGCAGGGCTGGTGTAGCGAACGTGTTGTCCACGGCCAGAGGCACGCTGTGCGCGCGGGCGATAGCGGCAACCGCGGCGATATCGACGAGTTGCAGCAGCGGGTTCGTGGGCGATTCGATCCATATCAGTTTCGTGGCGGGCGTCAGCGGCGCCTCGAAATTGGCGGGGATCGCCCCGTCCACGTAGGAAAAGCTGACGCCCTGCGGCGTCAGAACTTTTTCGAAGAGACGGTAAGTCCCCCCGTAGATGTCCGCGGCGGAGACTACGTGGTCTCCCGGACGTAGAATCGAGAGAACAGCGGTCTCGGCCGCAAGCCCTGACGCGAACGCGAGGCCGTTCCCCCCACCCTCCAGGGAGGCGATGCATTCCTCCAGGGCGGCCCGCGTCGGGTTTCCCGAGCGCGAATACTCGTAGCCCTTGTGCTTGTGAACCCCCGCCTGCGTGTACGTGGACGTCTGATAGATGGGAACAATAGTGGCTCCGGTGGATTCGTCCGCCGCCTGCCCCGCGTGTATAGCCTTCGTTGCGAATTTCATGCCGCTGCCTCCCGGAATACAATGACCCGAATCCGACAATCGCCCTGGTTGACGTCGGCGCAATCCCTGGGGGACGCGTCGCCGACCGCTCTGGTTAAGTAATATGATAAAGTAACTCAGGTATATTGTCAAGGATTCAGATTTGATTTTTCGCCGCCGTGCGCCCTGCCCCGTCGGCGATTTGGCTCCCATGTGGAGTGTGACGTATCCTTGGTCGTAGCGAAGAGTATATCCACTATGAAGCCCGTACACACATATATCGAACTGGTGCAGTGCCCGCAGTGCCGGGACACGTTCATGGCGCTGGGGGATGATTGCTGCTGGCGGTGCGCCCCCGAAGGGCCGCCGCCCACCCACGCTGAGCTTGCCGCTGCCCGTCTCAATCGGGTGGGCGCCGAGATCGCGGAAGGCTCTCCGGGGAGCCTCGCCGGCCTGGGTTTCGCGCCCCTTGGATCGGCGCCGGTCGTCTTCGGCCCTCCGCAACCGCTGCGCGTCCCGACTCCACCCGGTGATGAGCCTGAACGGTTGCCGCGCGCTGAACCTTCCGACCCCTTGGCGATCCCTCGCTGGGCGGCCGTCATCGGATGGTTGCTGCTGATGATACACGCCGTCCAGGTAATCCTTCGCCAACACCCGCTCATCGGACCGAAGTAGGGGCAGACTCAGTGCCAACCTCAGACACCGGAATCACCATCCGGCTCGCATCTCTCGCCGATGCCTTTGGGATCGCACGCGTCCACGTCTCTTCGTGGCGCTCGACCTACCGTGGCATCGTGCCTGAGGCGGTCCTGGACGGGCTTAGTGTGGAAGACCGCTCGGTGCGCTGGACGCAGAACCTGGCCCAGGACGTGGACAAGGGCTGGTTCACGCTCGTGGCAGAGGACGCCGGCCGCGTTGTCGGCTTCGCCAGCGCCGGGCCGGAACGAAGCGAAGACCCGGTGTTCACTGGAGAGCTTGGGGCCCTCTATCTCCTCGCGACGCACCAGCGCCTTGGCCTCGGGCGGCGCCTCGTATCGGAGGCTGCGCGCCGGTTGCGCGAAGCCGGGATGGACTCGATGCTGATCTGGGTTCTCCGCGACAACCCGTCGCGCGGTTTCTACGAGGCGCTTGGCGGCCAGTACGTCCGCCGACGGGTGCTCGCCATTGGCGGCGTGGACCTCGTCGAAGTGGCGTACGGGTGGAAGGACACGGCGGTGGTGCGGTGACAATCGCCCTCGAGGGGCACCGACGGCCGGTATTGAGGCGCCGCTGTGAATCACGGTACCCCACAACACCGCTCGATGTGCTCGATGGCCCTGAGGTCCGCATCGCGAATTCGGCGGATCGCGTCCGCGTAGGCCAGGCGGGTGGTGCGGTCGGCGACGCTTCTGGTCGTCGCCTCGCTGAAGTCCTCCGGCAAGACCGAACGCGCCTCGTCGCGCGCGGCGGCTGTGGACTCGTAGCAGGAGGCGGCGGCGAGGGCTTCGCCCGCCATGTCCGGTTCGTCGGAGGCAACCTGGTGGAGGAAGGGAATGGCGGCGCGGCGGTCATCGACCATCATCATATCGCAGAGCAGGCAGAGGTATCGGAAACCGAGGGTTTCCATGTCCCCGGGCGGGTACAGGCTGTCATCGAGGAGATCGTCCACCAGCGCATCGTAGCCCTCGAGGCCGCGCACCCAGTCGTCAGCCCGCGGGTATCGCACCAGCTCAACCGCCCAGCGAAGGGTATCGAGGATCATCTCCCGGCGTGGTGGCGGGGCGACGGCCTCTCCAATCAGGATGAAGCCGCGTGTGTTGGCATGCCATTGCGACTTGCGAAAGTAGCCGGACTCGTCGGCGGGCTCGTTGTGGTCGACAGGGATGTCCTGGTACGTGCTCCAGCCCATCAGCACTTCGCCGCCACAATCGTAGCCGGTGATGAGGCTGTAGTCGGCCGGGCCGACAACGCCGGACGCGATGACGGGCACACCCCGGTCGATGCTCTCCGTGATGGAGGCCGCATCGCGTTTGGCATCGCCGCACTGGACCCACGTGTACGGTCGGCCCACCATACGGAAGGCGCGGTCTGTGGGAGCACGAGGATCGGTGGTAATGCTGTCGACGCTGTAGTTCCCGGGGTTCCAGTGGTCCGGCGAGAGCGTGAATCGGAACGCGGCGCCGCAGGCCGCCATCACATCGTGGTACGGCACCGTCTGGCCAAGGCAGTCCAGGGCGGAGACCAGGCACGAGGCAAACTCACACATCTGGCCGGTGTCCCACGTCACGCGCGGGGCGCCCTCGATGAAGACCCTCCCGCCGTCGCGCCGTATTTCCCGTGTTGGCATGATATCCTCCTCACCCAACGAGCGTTCCCCGGCATGGTGAACTGCATTGAGGCCCGGCGGCAAGCAGAACGGAAGCAACATCACCCGGTTATGAACACGCGAATCCGCGCCAATGCTTCTTCGACCCCGCGCCGGGCGGTCTCAGTGAGGCCTTCGCGGAATCCCATGTCTTCGGCCGCAACGGTGACATACCACGCGGGCGGGCACTTCCCAAAAACGACCTGGGCCAGGCCGAGGAGCCTGGCCGGATCGCCCGAGTGAGCCGAAGATGCCGTGGGGTCCATCGGGTCCACTTCGGCTACGGTCACTTCCCCGGGGCTGCCCGGTGACGCGGCATCGGCAAAGATCACCAGACCGGCTTCCGAGATGTCTTCCGCGAGTTCCGGCGTGAGTTGATGACAGGCGATGACGCGGACGTCCGGGAGGTTCCACGCGTCAACGGCCTCCGCAATGATGATGCCGATAGCATCGTCGCCGCGAAGGCCGTTGCCGTAACCAATCAGGAGAACAGGATTCAGGATTCGGGATTCAGGATTCAGCCCAGCCACGGTAGGTCCGGCGTCTCGCCGGACAACTGGATCCTGAATCCTGAACCCTGAATCCTCGCTCACTAACTCCTATCCTCGCGTGATCGAGTCCGCCACGGTGCCGTCCGGGTTTACCAGCGTGATGATCATCGGCATCTGGCCGGCGGCGTGGGTGGAGCACGAGAGGCACGGATCGTAGCACCGGATCACCGCTTCTACGCGGTTCAGCATCCCCTCGTGGAGGTTCTTGCCATCCACGAAGCGCTGAGCGACCTGCAGGACGCCCTTGTTCATCGCCAGGTTGTTGTGACCGGTGGCGATGATGAGGTTGGCCTTGGTGATCAGGCCGTCGTCGTCGATTTCGTAGTCGTGGATCAGCGTGCCGCGCGGGGCTTCGGAAACGCCGATGCCGTGGCTGGCGTTCGGCGCGGCCTTAGCGCGAACGTGCGTATTCAGGATGTCCGTCTGGGTGAGCAACTCCTCGATCTTCTCCAGCGCGTAGAGGATCTCGATGAGGCGCGCGGTGTGGTAGTGGAACGAGCTCAGGATCGAGCCCGAAGCCATTGCACGGAACTCGTGGAGAGCGGCGTCCGCTTCCGGCGTGCCGCACTTGTCCACGGTGTTCAATCGGGCAAGCGGGCCGACGCGGTAGAGACCGTACGGGTAGCCCAGCGGCTTGTAGTACGGCATCTTCAGGTAGGTCCACTCCTCGGCGGCTTCCCCGATGATGTCCGCATAGTCCGCGGGGGCGACGCCGTCCGCAACGATCTTGCGGTCCGAGTCCACCACGCGGAACTTGCCGTCGTAATGCTCCAGTTCGCCCTCTTTGCCCACGATGCTCATAAACAGCGACGGGAAGTTGGCGAAAGAGTCCAGTTCGTCGGCGAACTTGGGCGCGGTGCGGCGGAACAGGTCCAGCGCCAGGCGTGTGGTGTCCTTGGCTTCCGGCAGTCCGGCGAGGATGCGATCGCGTTCCTCAACGGTCAGCGGGTCGTTGACGCCGCCGGGGACGATCCACGCCGGGTGGATTTTGCGGCCGCCCAGCGTTTCGATGATCTCCTGGCCGTATTTGCGCAGGCGGATGCCGGCCAGCGCCAGGTCCGGGAACTTCTCGGCGAGGCCGAAGACGTTTCGGGTGGCGGGGTCGGAATCCATTCCCAACAGGAAGTCCGGCGAGGAGAGGTGGAAGAACGACAGCGCGTGGCTTTGCGTGATCTGTCCAAGGTTCATCAAGCGGCGCAGATTGGCGCCGGTTTCCGGTACCTTCACCGCCAGCAGGCCGTCGCAGGCCTTGGCGGAGGCTACCAGGTGACTCACCGGGCAGATTCCGCATATCCTCGCCATCAGGGAGGGCATTTCGTAGAAGGGGCGGCCCTCGGCGAATTTTTCGAAACCGCGTACTTGCGTTACGTGGAACCTGGCGTCCGATACGCGTCCATCGTCACCCAGGGTCAGCGTAATTTTCGCGTGACCCTCAATGCGGGTGACGGGGTCTATGGTTATTGTTTGTGCCATTATTTTCCTTCCGTCATCCGAACTTGGGCGCCGGCGCGTCTTCGCGCTTCTGGCCGGCCAGCAGGTTGCTGATCGTATCGAAGATCAGGTCCGCGGGCGGCGGGCACCCCGGCACGTAGACGTCCACGTTCACGAACTCGTGGATCGGTCTTGATTTCCTCAGCAGCGTGGGAACGGGTCCGCCGCCCAGCGGGATGACCCCGTCGCCGTAGATGGCGTGGAGCATCCTGTTCGGTTCGAACTGGTTTCGCATGCTGGGCACGTTTGACGTTACGCTGCAATCGCCCAGCGCCACCAGGATTTTGGAGCGCTCGCGGATTTTGAGGATCTTCTCCTCATCTTCGTCGCTGCTCACAGCGCCTTCCACCAGGGCGACGTCAACGTTCTCCGGGAACTCCTTCACGTCCGCGATGGGACTGTGGACCAACTGGATGAGCGGCGCGATGTCCAGCAGGCGCTCGTCCAAGTCCAGAAAGGACATATGGCAACCGGAGCAGCCATCCAGCCACACCGTTGCAACACGGGTTTTGCTCACTTCTTCCCCTCCCGCATTTGCGTCAGGTAAGGCAGGAATGCCTTGCGTTTCACCATTTCACCCACGGACCGGCCCTTTTCGAAGAGCGCGCCGGTGGGGCATACGTTCACGCACTTGCCGCAGCTAGTACACGACTCGGATTTGCCCCATGGCTCGTTCATGTCCGTGATGACCTTGGCGTCTATGCCGCGGCCCATGACGTCCCACGTGTGCGCGCCTTCGATTTCGTCACAAGCGCGCACGCATCGGGTGCAGAGGATGCAGCGGTTGTGGTCCAGCACGAAGCGTTCGTGCGAGGCGTCCACCGGCAGCGTCGGGTAGCGGTATGGCACCCGCATGTGGTCCACGCCGAGCCGCATGGCCATGGCCTGCAGTTCGCAGTGACCGTTGGACACGCAGACGGAGCAGATGTGATTGCGCTCGCTGAACATCAGCTCCACGATCGTCATGCGATAGTGCAGCAGACGCTCTGAGTCGGTGGTCACGCTCATGCCTTCGCTCACTTTCGTGACGCAGGCGGGCAGGAGCTTCGGGATCCCTTTGACCTCGACCATGCAGAGGCGGCACGCGCCTACGTCGCAGAGGCCTTCGAGGTGGCAAAGGGTCGGTATTTTAACGTTCGCTTCCTTCGCGGCATCGAGGATGGTATAGTCCTCGCGCGCGCTGACGTCTCGACCGTCAATCGTCAGGGTTATGACTTTGGCAGGCATCAGGCCACCTCCGCGTGGATTTTACTGGGCGATTTCATTTTGCAGACGCCGGCCGGGCACACGTGATCCCTGATGTGCGCGAGGTACTCGTCGCGGAAATAGCGCAGCGTGCTGAGAACGGGATTCGGGGAAGTCTGGCCAAGGCCGCAGAGGCTAGAGAAGCGCACGACTTCGCAGAGTTCCTCCAGGAGGTCGAGGTCCTTCATAGACGCCCGGCCCTGGGTGATCTTTTCCAGGAGTTCGTGCATCTGCATGGTACCGACCCGGCAGGGTACGCACTTTCCACAGGATTCCGTCATACAGAACTCCATGAAGTAGCGCGCCACGTCCACCATGCACGAGGTCTCGTCCATCACGATCATGCCGCCGGACCCCATAATCGAGCCCGCCTGCGCCAATGATTCGTAGGTGACAGCCATGTCCAGGAACTGTTCCGGGATACAGCCGCCGGAGGGTCCGCCCGTTTGAACGGCCTTGAATTTGCGGCCGTCCGGAATTCCCCCGCCGATATCGAAGATGATGTCGCGGAGGACGGTGCCCATCGGCACTTCGATGAGTCCGGTGTTCTGCACCCGTCCGGCCAGCGCGAAGACCTTGGTGCCCTTGCTCTTCTCGGTGCCGATTCCGGAGAACCACTCGCCGCCGTTACGTATGATGGGCGCCACGTTGGCGAAGGTCTCCACGTTATTGATGAGCGTGGGGCAGTCCCAGAGGCCGGACGCCGCCGGGAACGGCGGGCGGGGCCGCGGGCTGCCGCGGTTGCCTTCGATGCTGGAGATGAGCGCGGTTTCCTCGCCGCACACGAATGCGCCGGCGCCG encodes:
- a CDS encoding cystathionine gamma-synthase gives rise to the protein MKFATKAIHAGQAADESTGATIVPIYQTSTYTQAGVHKHKGYEYSRSGNPTRAALEECIASLEGGGNGLAFASGLAAETAVLSILRPGDHVVSAADIYGGTYRLFEKVLTPQGVSFSYVDGAIPANFEAPLTPATKLIWIESPTNPLLQLVDIAAVAAIARAHSVPLAVDNTFATPALQRPLALGADIVVHSTTKYIGGHSDVIGGAVVVNDAVLHRDIQFYQNAAGAVPGPFDAWLTLRGVKTLQLRMRQHGQNAQRIAEFLQTHPQVDAVHYPGLPAHPQHELAKRQMDGFGGMVSFAIKGGRPAVEAFASSLKVFAFAESLGGVESLCCYPSEMTHASVAREERERRGITDGTLRLSVGIEDSDDLIDDLDAALKAAVSSR
- a CDS encoding GNAT family N-acetyltransferase codes for the protein MPTSDTGITIRLASLADAFGIARVHVSSWRSTYRGIVPEAVLDGLSVEDRSVRWTQNLAQDVDKGWFTLVAEDAGRVVGFASAGPERSEDPVFTGELGALYLLATHQRLGLGRRLVSEAARRLREAGMDSMLIWVLRDNPSRGFYEALGGQYVRRRVLAIGGVDLVEVAYGWKDTAVVR
- a CDS encoding hydrogenase maturation protease, which codes for MSEDSGFRIQDPVVRRDAGPTVAGLNPESRILNPVLLIGYGNGLRGDDAIGIIIAEAVDAWNLPDVRVIACHQLTPELAEDISEAGLVIFADAASPGSPGEVTVAEVDPMDPTASSAHSGDPARLLGLAQVVFGKCPPAWYVTVAAEDMGFREGLTETARRGVEEALARIRVFITG
- a CDS encoding Ni/Fe hydrogenase subunit alpha, which encodes MAQTITIDPVTRIEGHAKITLTLGDDGRVSDARFHVTQVRGFEKFAEGRPFYEMPSLMARICGICPVSHLVASAKACDGLLAVKVPETGANLRRLMNLGQITQSHALSFFHLSSPDFLLGMDSDPATRNVFGLAEKFPDLALAGIRLRKYGQEIIETLGGRKIHPAWIVPGGVNDPLTVEERDRILAGLPEAKDTTRLALDLFRRTAPKFADELDSFANFPSLFMSIVGKEGELEHYDGKFRVVDSDRKIVADGVAPADYADIIGEAAEEWTYLKMPYYKPLGYPYGLYRVGPLARLNTVDKCGTPEADAALHEFRAMASGSILSSFHYHTARLIEILYALEKIEELLTQTDILNTHVRAKAAPNASHGIGVSEAPRGTLIHDYEIDDDGLITKANLIIATGHNNLAMNKGVLQVAQRFVDGKNLHEGMLNRVEAVIRCYDPCLSCSTHAAGQMPMIITLVNPDGTVADSITRG
- a CDS encoding NADP oxidoreductase — translated: MSKTRVATVWLDGCSGCHMSFLDLDERLLDIAPLIQLVHSPIADVKEFPENVDVALVEGAVSSDEDEEKILKIRERSKILVALGDCSVTSNVPSMRNQFEPNRMLHAIYGDGVIPLGGGPVPTLLRKSRPIHEFVNVDVYVPGCPPPADLIFDTISNLLAGQKREDAPAPKFG
- the hoxU gene encoding bidirectional hydrogenase complex protein HoxU; the protein is MPAKVITLTIDGRDVSAREDYTILDAAKEANVKIPTLCHLEGLCDVGACRLCMVEVKGIPKLLPACVTKVSEGMSVTTDSERLLHYRMTIVELMFSERNHICSVCVSNGHCELQAMAMRLGVDHMRVPYRYPTLPVDASHERFVLDHNRCILCTRCVRACDEIEGAHTWDVMGRGIDAKVITDMNEPWGKSESCTSCGKCVNVCPTGALFEKGRSVGEMVKRKAFLPYLTQMREGKK
- a CDS encoding NuoF family protein, with amino-acid sequence MPEETTNGTQAQTTLDICVAAGCLSCQGDLVKEALEKEIDARGLAERVAVRGVGCLGLCMAGPLLRVSPDGILYQAMVPEDAGEIVESIGKKPVKRLECDAEQSFFTRQVKIVLENSGEVDPDKLDDYTAVGGYDALAKAVGEMEPSEVISEMVTSGLRGRGGGGYPSGLKWGTVAKADGARKYVICNADEGDPGAFMDRSVLESDPFRVLEGMAIAGYAVGADSGYVYCRAEYPLAVKRLKNAIRQAERAGFLGSNICGSSFRFTVDIRLGAGAFVCGEETALISSIEGNRGSPRPRPPFPAASGLWDCPTLINNVETFANVAPIIRNGGEWFSGIGTEKSKGTKVFALAGRVQNTGLIEVPMGTVLRDIIFDIGGGIPDGRKFKAVQTGGPSGGCIPEQFLDMAVTYESLAQAGSIMGSGGMIVMDETSCMVDVARYFMEFCMTESCGKCVPCRVGTMQMHELLEKITQGRASMKDLDLLEELCEVVRFSSLCGLGQTSPNPVLSTLRYFRDEYLAHIRDHVCPAGVCKMKSPSKIHAEVA